TCTTTTCCTGGCActtcaaagattttttttggggggggggggggggaggtttTGCCCTAGTCCATCTCTTTTGTAATAACAATAGGTCATTGTAGGGGTGTGTATAGGTCAACTATGCAAACTGAATAATCCAACTTAACCTGATCTTCTTGAGTTGAGAAATtcctaacccaacccaatctATGGTAGCTTTAAAAGCCAAactaaatgggttgagttaggtTAAATTGTGCCATCAAGTTGGAATGATTGTGTCAagcctaataaaaaaattttgagttttcatTCAACTATTTAACCTCATTATTCAACAAATGATTACAATGTGAAAAATTGAGCGTACTATTCTAATCTTATCAAAACTAAGTTTCAAAGtacaaaataattcaaactaataaattctaaaatacatatattttttaaatctttctcaaaaacatatatttttaaaattagtatatAGAATTGAGTCAAGTTATTTAAGTTGAAAAACTTGCCAACTCAAGTCCAATCCAAcccaagtttcaaaaaaatttacaacccAACCCACGCAAAACCAACCCAAGTCATCGTATTCATCAAGTTAAGTCAGATTAAGTTAATGAGTTGAAtacacatctctctctctctctctctctatatatatatatatataatatacactaaaaaaaaaccctaagaccaaaaaaacttctttttttaatttcttttttggaaagaagaccaaaaaaaaaaaaaaaaaaaaaaaaaactcaaattctaaaGAAAACAGTAATGAGATTTAGGTTAGCAATTAGCATTGAGCTAAACACCGCCCAGTCCAAGGTCCAAAATCAAATGATCACAAACCTCGTACAGTTCCAAACACTTGGGACTTTAAAAGCCCATCTCTCCTCAACCAACCAAACAGTTCTCCGAATTCACAAAAAACAGTGCAGATATGGTGCTGTGGTCATATCCACCAACGCCGAGACAGCTAGGCGTGACGGTCTGCTTCTTCGTCACCGGCGCTTCACTCTTGGCGGCTGGGATTCACCTCTCTTACGCCAACGTAGGACCCCAACAAGCTCGTGCCAAAGCCCGAAGCGATTTCGTCAAACAGAGCCTCAGGAAGCTTCTCGACGACTAGCTTAATTTGTTACTATTAACAACCACCACGCTCTTGGTAAACATTTCTGTCAATTTTTGCACTGTGAAGTATTGATTAATATAGCCTGCCAAAACAcatttgtactctttttttagGCAAATATATCATTTTGGTACATACAATTTGGTCATGTCATTTTAAACTTAATTGGCTCTAAGTTGTCTGGGAGTTGAAAATAGCATGACTGTTTTCACTGCTAtcaaatgtaaggaccaaattgatgGTGACCCACCAAGCTTttcaagttgaaaataacatgaCGAAATTGATTGTTACTAAAAACCAAATTTCCAGAGACCCCAAAATGTAGTGTTTTTTAGGCAAACACATTTGTAGTTGAGAATGTTGGGAAAGTTCAGTTTATATATGGAATAAATTTGGGGTTTACTTGATGAAAATAGTTGAGGCCTCAACAATAACATGTTGTGTTTTTGACTTTCTGGTGGCAATTTTAGCTGTGAACAATTCTAATATACCTTTGTGCCTTTTGAAGGTACTATGCTCATAGCCatataatttgaaatgtttTAATCTCCATCATTTCttgaagaatataaagaaaacgATAAATCTagttacacaaaaaatttcataggTTTTTTCAGAATTGCTAATAACTGTTACGATTAGATTAGTTAATGCAGGAGCATAACCAAAAGTTAtttcaatatttcattttagattttctGTGGATAATTTCAGATTGTAACgtaattatttgtttagtttggaTTGATATTTGAGTTTGGTTAGGATTAGTTGTTCATCATTATCCTTTGTTTAGGATTATCGGATTagtatttgaaattgtttaggattatcaaattagtatttgaaattgtttaggATTTGTTTAGGAGAGTTTATCCTTATTTTTGTGATTCCTAAAAGCTGCATATAAAGCTCTGGATGATTTCTTTTGTATTCACAAactatgattattattattattattattattattattattattgagattaTTTGCAAAGATTgcattgtgtttgtttgttggtGAATCCAAACACCTTAGGTGGGAAGCCTAAGGTCTACGGTGGGACTAATCTAGGTGGGAATCCTAGGTTGTCCTACATCAACTTGGTATCAGAGCTCAACCCGATCACCCCCTTTCAACAACCCAAAACCACGTCTGACTAGCCCAAACCCACACCGACCAGGGGTACAACCCACAATCATCAACACTCCAAGCATGTCTCACAAGATCTTTGCAATTACCACCAATCAAGCCATCTCTGCTCAGAAACAAAGAAGCCAAATTCCACCACAAAAGCCACAAAACCTGTACTCCCACCATTCTTCCCAATGCAAGGCTCTGAAACTTAGAACCCTATTcccttcaaaacaaaatcaataacCCGTCACAGCAACTCTCTCACCAGTCACCCCAAACCCATTTTCGATCCAACCCATACAAAACCACAGATTCAGATCTGCAAAACCCACACTGCCAGGTCTGAAATACAAGAAGCCATCACCAATCTCTCCATGCCGCTACTCGCAAGCACCGATCTCCACCTTTGAGCACTGATGACAGCCATAATGAGTCCATGCTGCCTCTTCTCCGACAAATCCAGCGCTGCCCTCCATGATATTTTTTCTCTGTGTTACCTGTTTAGTTTCCTCTGAAGCCTTAGTTTCTTTTAGCTTAATTTTCCGTCTCTAGTGTTTTAAGTTGTAGTTTTTCTTGAAtattgtcatttaaaaaaaaaaatagtcaaaagcAGAACATTCCAGCAGATACATGAGGAGTCCATAGTCCTCCTCTTTTGCTTCAGCCAAGTGACCCATGTCCAGGGCAGCACCAGGTCACTAAACCAGCCCAATCAAGGTCCAACACTTATTGCTCTAGCCGTGGGAATCATGTCCACTAAATGTTCATTTCAAATTGTTGAAAATCTATTCCTGTGACTCATGGTAGTCTTAGAAGCGCCAATATTTGATGGACGACCAGATCCATGGACCCTCATCAATTGGCTAGATGAGATGGATCAATTCTTTGATCAAATATGTCTGCCAGATGCCAATAAGGTTAGGTTTGCCAGCTTGAAATTGAGAATTAGAGCTAGAGACTTTTGGCATAGTAGTATCGAGAATCATCGCAAAGGAAGGAGCTAGCCTGCCATAACTgattggaatgaaatgaaaCAAATACTTAGAGAGAAATATGTTCATCAACCTCAATCCTCTTAGGGGAATTTTCTACACCACAAAGATagtattcaaaaagaaaatacctCATCCTTCCGTCAAGAACTCATCGCCATAGCTCAAgacttaagaaaaataataaaggttTTGTTAGACTCTTCTGCTTAGAAAAAGGATGCTCAGGTTCCACGAAAGACTAATGTTGAAAAGGAGGTACAAGTGCCAATAGATGATGTATCAACATTCATGCAGCAAGAAGAACCTATTATAGAGTCTACACAAGAAGAGAAATTTCAACAAGTGAGAGAAGATTTAGAGGGTGCACTTGATGTGGAGGTTGATTCTGA
The DNA window shown above is from Quercus lobata isolate SW786 chromosome 7, ValleyOak3.0 Primary Assembly, whole genome shotgun sequence and carries:
- the LOC115952825 gene encoding uncharacterized protein LOC115952825, encoding MVLWSYPPTPRQLGVTVCFFVTGASLLAAGIHLSYANVGPQQARAKARSDFVKQSLRKLLDD